From Nicotiana tabacum cultivar K326 chromosome 22, ASM71507v2, whole genome shotgun sequence, one genomic window encodes:
- the LOC107762196 gene encoding putative disease resistance RPP13-like protein 1 yields the protein MEIGLAVGGAFLSSALNVLFDRLAPQGELLKMFQRDKHDVRLLKKLRITLLGLQAVLCDAENKKASNQYVSQWLIELQDAVDSAENLMEEINYEVLRVKVEGQYQNLGETSNQQVSDLNLCLSDEFFLNIKEKLEDAIETLEELEKQIGRLDLKAYLDSSKQETRKPSTSVVDESDIFGRQNEIMELVDRLLSVDANGKNLTVIPIVGMAGVGKTTLAKAVYNDENKVKDHFNLKAWICVSEPYDAFRITKGLLQEIGSFDSMIDNNLNQLQIKLKENLKGKKFLIVLDDIWNENYNEWDDLRNLFVQGEKGSKIVVTTRKESIALMMGSGPIRVGTLSGEVSWDLFERHALENRDPKGLSKLRHVGIQIANKCNGLPLALKTLAGLLRSKSDVEEWRHILRSETWELPNCPNGILPALMLSYNDLPAYLKRCFSYCAIFPKDYSFCKEQVIHLWIANGLIQRFHKDENIEDSSIQCFLELKSRSLFERVPNSTQRSNIEKYQMHDLVNDLAQIASAKLCIRLEDNEPSHTLERSRHLSYSMDHGDLEKLKPLYKLEQLRTLLPLSIQPHSSIKLSERVLHNILPTLKSLRALSLSRYAIKELPSVLFIKLKLLRFLDLSRTMIKMLPDSVCLLYNLETLLLSSCDYLIELPLQLENLISLRHLDISGSSLLKLSLHPSKLKSLHVLRGARFLLGGYSGSIIGELGELHNLYGSVSVLALQNVVDRKEAQKANMRKKEYIEELSLEWSESIADNSQIERDILDDLQPDTNIKELQITGYRGTKFPNWLAYPSFLKLVKLSLIKCKDCDSLPALGQISSLKFLTIKGMHRVLEVTEEFYGTSFFNKPFNSLEKLEFSEMLEWKQWHLLGNGEFPILRDLSIENCPKLMGKLPENLSSLIELNISKCPQLILETPVQLPYLKMFRVVGSPKLGVLFNRAELFTSQLQGLKQIAELYIIDCHALTSLPISSLPDTLKRIWMYRCGKLKLESPVSEMITSGHNMFLESFRLHRCHSIDDILPELVPRAHSLSVDGCPRLTRLLIPTATEVLGIYKCENLEILSVARGTQMTSLHTLVIRDCQKLKSMPERMQELLPFLKKLELHNCPEIKSFPEEGLPFSLGVLVIDDCKKLVHGRKQWHLQRLPYLTELTIFHDGSDEEILADENWELPSSIRILMIYNLKTLSSQVLKNLTSLIHLLIGSLPQVWSLLEEGLPSSLCYLSLYDHPELHSLPTEGLRSLTSLQCLRIDKCPNLHSLPELALPSSLIELRIDRCPNLKPLPLKGMPPSIFELSISECPLRKPRLEFEKGGYFAHISEIYIDGECL from the coding sequence ATGGAGATTGGCTTAGCAGTTGGAGGTGCATTTCTATCTTCAGCTTTGAATGTTCTCTTTGATAGGCTTGCTCCTCAGGGCGAGCTGCTGAAGATGTTTCAGAGGGACAAACATGATGTTCGATTATTAAAGAAGCTGAGAATTACCTTGCTTGGCCTTCAGGCTGTTCTATGTGATGCAGAGAATAAGAAGGCATCAAATCAATACGTGAGCCAGTGGCTTATTGAGCTTCAAGATGCTGTGGACAGTGCTGAAAacttaatggaagaaatcaattaTGAAGTTCTGAGAGTTAAGGTGGAAGGTCAGTATCAAAATCTTGGAGAAACAAGCAACCAGCAAGTAAGTGACCTCAACTTGTGCTTGAGTGATGAATTTTTCCTTAACATAAAGGAGAAGTTGGAGGACGCCATTGAAACATTGGAGGAGTTGGAAAAGCAAATTGGTCGCCTTGACCTAAAGGCATATCTTGACTCGAGTAAACAAGAAACTAGAAAACCTTCAACTTCTGTGGTTGATGAATCTGATATCTTTGGTAGGCAGAATGAAATAATGGAATTGGTTGACCGCTTATTGTCTGTTGATGCAAACGGAAAAAATTTGACTGTAATTCCTATAGTTGGAATGGCTGGGGTTGGCAAGACAACACTTGCTAAAGCTGTTTACAACGATGAGAACAAGGTGAAAGACCATTTTAATTTGAAAGCTTGGATCTGTGTGTCTGAACCATATGATGCTTTTAGAATAACAAAAGGGTTACTTCAAGAAATTGGCTCATTTGACTCTATGATTGATAACAATCTTAATCAGCTTCagataaaattgaaggaaaacttAAAGGGAAAAAAGTTTCTTATTGTTTTAGATGACATTTGGAATGAGAACTATAATGAGTGGGATGACTTGAGAAATCTTTTTGTACAAGGGGAGAAAGGAAGTAAGATCGTTGTGACGACACGCAAAGAAAGCATTGCCTTAATGATGGGAAGTGGGCCAATTAGGGTCGGGACTCTGTCGGGTGAAGTTTCTTGGGATTTATTTGAAAGACATGCATTAGAAAACAGGGATCCTAAGGGCCTTTCAAAACTTAGACATGTTGGAATACAAATTGCAAACAAATGCAATGGATTGCCGTTAGCTCTAAAGACACTTGCTGGTTTGTTACGCTCCAAATCGGATGTTGAAGAGTGGAGGCACATTTTAAGAAGCGAAACATGGGAATTACCAAACTGTCCAAATGGCATCTTGCCAGCATTGATGTTGAGCTACAATGATCTTCCTGCATATTTGAAGCGATGCTTTTCCTATTGTGCAATATTTCCCAAAGATTATTCATTTTGCAAAGAACAAGTTATTCATTTGTGGATTGCCAATGGTCTCATACAGCGGTTCCATAAAGATGAAAATATTGAAGATTCTAGCATCCAATGCTTTctcgagttgaaatcaagatcATTGTTTGAAAGGGTCCCAAATTCTACTCAAAGAAGCAACATAGAGAAATACCAAATGCATGACCTTGTCAATGATTTGGCTCAAATTGCATCTGCAAAACTTTGTATCAGGTTGGAAGACAACGAACCATCTCATACGTTGGAAAGAAGTCGACACCTGTCATATTCAATGGACCATGGTGACCTTGAGAAGTTGAAACCCCTTTACAAATTGGAACAATTGAGGACATTGCTTCCGTTAAGTATCCAACCACATAGTTCAATTAAGCTAAGCGAGAGGGTGCTGCATAACATATTGCCAACACTAAAATCCTTAAGGGCATTGTCATTGTCTCGTTATGCTATCAAGGAGTTGCCAAGTGTcttgtttatcaaattaaaacTCCTAAGATTTTTGGATCTTTCTCGGACAATGATAAAAATGTTACCAGATTCAGTTTGTCTATTGTATAACTTAGAGACACTACTTTTGTCATCGTGTGATTATCTCATAGAGTTACCGCTGCAATTGGAAAACTTGATCAGCTTGCGTCATCTTGACATTAGCGGCAGTTCTCTCTTGAAGTTGTCTCTACATCCAAGTAAGTTGAAAAGCCTCCACGTGTTACGGGGAGCTAGATTTCTTCTGGGTGGATACAGTGGTTCAATAATTGGAGAGTTGGGTGAACTACATAACTTGTATGGTTCTGTATCGGTTTTAGCATTGCAAAATGTGGTCGATAGAAAGGAAGCTCAGAAGGCAAACATGAGGAAGAAGGAATATATTGAGGAGTTATCATTGGAGTGGAGTGAGAGTATTGCTGACAATTCACAAATTGAAAGAGATATACTTGATGATTTACAACCAGATACAAACATAAAAGAACTCCAAATCACTGGATATAGAGGGACAAAATTTCCTAACTGGCTAGCTTATCCTTCGTTTCTTAAACTGGTGAAATTGTCTCTTATCAAGTGCAAGGACTGTGATTCCTTGCCAGCTCTAGGACAAATTTCTTCTTTGAAATTCCTTACTATTAAAGGGATGCATCGAGTATTAGAGGTGACCGAAGAATTCTATGGCACTTCTTTTTTCAATAAGCCCTTTAACTCTCTTGAGAAGCTGGAATTTTCAGAGATGCTGGAGTGGAAGCAGTGGCATCTACTTGGAAATGGAGAGTTCCCTATACTTCGGGACCTTTCAATTGAAAATTGCCCCAAGTTGATGGGGAAGTTGCCTGaaaatctttcttctttgataGAATTGAACATTTCAAAATGTCCTCAACTCATTTTGGAGACACCTGTTCAACTTCCATATTTAAAAATGTTTCGAGTAGTTGGTTCTCCTAAGCTTGGAGTTCTTTTTAATCGTGCTGAGTTGTTTACATCCCAACTTCAGGGGCTGAAACAGATAGCTGAACTATATATTATTGATTGTCACGCTCTCACCTCCTTACCTATTAGCAGTCTACCAGATACTCTAAAGAGAATATGGATGTATCGTTGTGGGAAGTTGAAATTGGAGTCGCCAGTTAGTGAGATGATTACTAGCGGACATAACATGTTTCTCGAGAGCTTCAGATTACATAGGTGTCATTCCATAGATGATATATTACCTGAGTTGGTCCCAAGAGCACACTCTTTGAGTGTGGATGGTTGCCCCCGCCTTACAAGGCTTTTGATTCCCACTGCGACTGAAGTTCTCGGTATTTATAAATGTGAGAATCTTGAAATACTTTCAGTGGCACGCGGGACTCAGATGACATCGTTGCATACTTTGGTTATTAGAGACTGCCAGAAGCTGAAGTCGATGCCAGAACGTATGCAGGAACTCCTTCCATTTCTTAAAAAACTGGAACTGCATAATTGTCCCGAAATCAAGTCCTTTCCTGAAGAAGGTTTACCGTTCAGCTTAGGAGTCCTTGTGATCGACGATTGCAAGAAACTGGTGCATGGCCGAAAGCAATGGCATTTACAGAGACTCCCTTATCTCACAGAGTTAACCATCTTTCATGATGGCAGTGATGAAGAGATTCTTGCTGATGAAAATTGGGAGCTTCCTAGCTCAATTCGAATTCTTATGATTTACAATCTGAAAACATTGAGCAGCCAAGTTCTCAAAAATCTCACCTCTCTTATACATCTACTTATTGGTAGTTTACCTCAAGTTTGGTCACTATTGGAAGAAGGGCTTCCCTCTTCTCTTTGTTACCTATCATTATATGATCATCCTGAGCTCCATTCACTACCGACTGAAGGTCTTAGGAGCCTCACTTCGCTTCAATGTCTAAGGATCGACAAGTGTCCTAATCTCCATTCTCTTCCAGAATTAGCGCTGCCCTCTTCCCTCATTGAGCTGCGTATCGATCGTTGTCCTAATCTCAAACCCCTACCATTAAAAGGAATGCCACCTTCCATCTTTGAACTATCTATTTCTGAATGTCCGTTGAGAAAACCACGTCTAGAATTTGAGAAGGGGGGTTACTTTGCTCATATATCCGAAATATATATCGATGGTGAATGCCTGTAA